The Culex pipiens pallens isolate TS chromosome 2, TS_CPP_V2, whole genome shotgun sequence DNA window ACAAACCAACAATCTAGGAAAAGCTAGCTTTTGTGAGTGGAAGTTGTTGTATTTAGTGTAAATTCGACTACGAAACTGGATGATCCTGGCTTCCCGAACTGCTGATTTGCTGATGGAGCTCGGAATAAATTAATGACGATCGACATCGTggtgttttgatgtttttgtgtTGAGAAATTTCCGTCATTTTATTTCGACTTGGAAAGAAGCTTGGTTTTCCGGAATTCGCTGTAATGAAAAGAAAAGTCACTCAGTTTGATTGCTAATATTCGATCCGAGACTGTGATCAAGAGAGCAACTCTCTTTTCAGTTGCCTCTTGTTTAAGTGGAGTAAAGCCGAGCTAACGAAATGAAAGCAAAGAGAGTAACTCTCTGGCTCACTGTCTTGTCTCGAGACTTTGACAACTATTGGCGCTGATTTCTTTTTGACTATTGAAACATAAACAACAACTTTAACTTACTTCTCCTCGTCCTCCTTGCGCTTCTTCTGTACGGCCAGCTCTTGTGGGTGCATCCGCTTCCGGTGCGCGTAGTAATTCCCACTCGAGGCAAATGTCCGCGAGCAAAACTCGCAAGCAAATTTCTTAACTccagtgtgctgaacctggtgATTCAGCAGTGTATTCTTCAACTTGAAGCTCTTCCCACACACATCGCACTCAAACGGCTTTACGTCCGAGTGCTGAACCCGGATGTGATTCCGCAGACATTGTAGATTCACGGCCGAGTACTCGCAGCCAGGAGAGGTACACTGGTGGCGGGTGTCCGAGTGCTGCACCATGTGCTTCCGGAGGCAGAGCTTGTTCCGGAGCCACTTCTTGCACCGTTCACACTGCACCTGGTGGATCTTCGGTTGATGCGTCGTCAAATGGTACGTCAGATTGCTTCTGGAGGTGAACTGCTTGGCGCAAACCTGACACACGTACGTCATCATTTGCTGGGACTTCCGGTCCGACCCGTCGCCGGTCGTTCCCGCCGTTGTCCCGCCATGAACCGCCCAATGTTCGGCGAGTTTGGAAGCCGAGCTGAAGCTTTTGCCGCAGTCGTCGCAAACGTGGCGCGACCGGACGGCCTCCGGCAGGTGCGATTGGGCGTGCGCCAGCAGGGCACTTCCGTAGCTGAAGCGCCGCGGACACTGGCGGCACTGGAGTGGCCGTTCTTCCTCGGGACGGTGGTTCTGGATGTGGTACTGCAGGATCTGGGGGGTGCTCATCACCTTGCCGCACTCGGGACATCTGAGAAGTAGAACTTAAATTAATGGTACAGAAACAATATTTCAGGGATTGATcctaaaattatatcgatagttcacGTAATATTCGAGATACAGAATTTGTGGAAATGTTCTCTGTCTACTTGGTCATGTCTATAACATAACCATCTTCTTCTGAATGAATCGGCTTCAAAGCAAGACCAGACGCTTCGGATCGTCTTGCTATCTTTCGAGGAATAGTTCCCAAAGTCCCTTGGACCTTCTGGTACGCACAATAatcttcaaatattattttggaCGGGGCTGGTTTATGTTAAAATAAACCCCGAATATACGAAtaacaaaattataaataaaaaatagtcaaaagaAATGACATACTTGAACGCCTCCGGCTGCAGATGCCGCGCCATATGCATCGCCATCATCTTCGGCTTGATGATCCGCCCGCTGCAGCACCATACGTGGCCCTTGGTCGCGTGCATCTCCTTGCAGTGCGCCAGGTACAGATCCATCTCGGTGAAGCTCACGATCTCGTCCTCATCCTTGCCACCCTCCATACAAAACTCACACGTCAGGTCGTAAAAACGGCCCATCAACGTGGACAGCTCCTTCCCCCGGACCACCAGTTGACCGTCTTGAATAAACTTTTTGGGGAAATCTTTCGAGTTTGACACGCTTCGTTTTTCCGGCTGAAGCTCGTCATCGGAACTGTCATCAATTTGGAGGATTTCCTCCTCCGGttcgtcatcatcgtcatcgtcgtcattTCCACTGTCCAGCGCTACCTTGACATCTTCTGGATCTTCATGAATCAGCGTAAAGGTTTGCGGTTCTTCTTCAGTCGCTGTTTGGTCAATGATCACTGGGATCCCACTCTCCTCTTCCGTTTCCTCCAACCGATCGATGATGATCTTCTCTTCACCCAGTGCATCCTTAACGATTGCTATCACTTGCCGACTCTTCTGCGATTCGTCATAAGTTGGAAGTCCAGACGAAGTCACCACAGGTTGTGTCTTCCTAGCTGACCCAACGACAACATCCCGCGGTAGCTGAACCAACGTTACCCTCTGATCGCTGATCTGCACCGTGGCAGTCGAAGACGTCGAAGGTCGCAGCTGAATCGTCTCCATGCTGAGCTCGTCCATCTCGATGCATGACTGCTGACTACCAGCGAGTACTTCATCCTCCTTCAAAATATAAGTGGTGTGTGAGTCCTGATCGCTGATCACCATGATCCCCGGCTGGGTCGTGTACTCGAACACGGTCTGGTTCTGGGTTACCTCCTGATAGAAAGCGTGGAAGCTCTCTATCGTTTGGAAGCATTTTAAGCAGATCAGCTTCGGCAAAGTGTCGTCCTCTTTGACCTGCATTAGACATCTCATTAGTAAACAGAAGCATTATTTAATCAAAACTCGAATCATACCTCCAAATTCACATATTGCAACAATTTCTCCTGCAACTTGGCCTCGCGCTGTTGCTCACCAAAAATTGGCAGGATATTTTCGTTGTTATACAGGCACAAACGACAGATGAGATTGTTCTCCATCGTGCACGATCACATTACAACAGCAAAAAATAGTCAATAAACGTTATTATGTTTCTAAAACACTGCAGTTTTATGTAACTATTGACACAAAGCCATTAACAAAA harbors:
- the LOC120418472 gene encoding transcription factor grauzone-like, which gives rise to MENNLICRLCLYNNENILPIFGEQQREAKLQEKLLQYVNLEVKEDDTLPKLICLKCFQTIESFHAFYQEVTQNQTVFEYTTQPGIMVISDQDSHTTYILKEDEVLAGSQQSCIEMDELSMETIQLRPSTSSTATVQISDQRVTLVQLPRDVVVGSARKTQPVVTSSGLPTYDESQKSRQVIAIVKDALGEEKIIIDRLEETEEESGIPVIIDQTATEEEPQTFTLIHEDPEDVKVALDSGNDDDDDDDEPEEEILQIDDSSDDELQPEKRSVSNSKDFPKKFIQDGQLVVRGKELSTLMGRFYDLTCEFCMEGGKDEDEIVSFTEMDLYLAHCKEMHATKGHVWCCSGRIIKPKMMAMHMARHLQPEAFKCPECGKVMSTPQILQYHIQNHRPEEERPLQCRQCPRRFSYGSALLAHAQSHLPEAVRSRHVCDDCGKSFSSASKLAEHWAVHGGTTAGTTGDGSDRKSQQMMTYVCQVCAKQFTSRSNLTYHLTTHQPKIHQVQCERCKKWLRNKLCLRKHMVQHSDTRHQCTSPGCEYSAVNLQCLRNHIRVQHSDVKPFECDVCGKSFKLKNTLLNHQVQHTGVKKFACEFCSRTFASSGNYYAHRKRMHPQELAVQKKRKEDEENEFRKTKLLSKSK